In Desulfovibrio legallii, the sequence CTGCTGGAACTGGTGGACACGGGAGGACAAGCATGGAAGTAGTCGCCACGCCCATTGCGGGCGTGCTGCTCATCAAGCCCAAGGTCTGGGGCGACGCCCGGGGCTATTTTGTGGAAACCTGGCAGCAGGAGCGCTATGCGGCGGCGGGCATGGACCTGCCCTTTGTGCAGGACAACCACTCCATGTCCGCCTACGGCATCCTGCGCGGCCTGCACTTTCAGAAAACCCGGCCCCAGGGCAAGCTGGTCTCCGTTTCCCTGGGCAAGGTCTTTGACGTGGCCGTGGACATCCGGCACAATTCCCCCACCTTCGGCCAGTGG encodes:
- the rfbC gene encoding dTDP-4-dehydrorhamnose 3,5-epimerase, which produces MEVVATPIAGVLLIKPKVWGDARGYFVETWQQERYAAAGMDLPFVQDNHSMSAYGILRGLHFQKTRPQGKLVSVSLGKVFDVAVDIRHNSPTFGQWYGVELTQENQWQLWIAPGLAHGFAVTSKTAHFHYKCTDYYCPQDEGAIRWNDPTFNVRWPLEHPKLSAKDAAAPCWSEASL